In Mercurialis annua linkage group LG6, ddMerAnnu1.2, whole genome shotgun sequence, the following are encoded in one genomic region:
- the LOC126653609 gene encoding receptor-like protein EIX2, whose product MRISRIFIILFLWFQFQGIFIHLVFCCIPREREALLQFKNDLTGPLNRLASWIDDSDCCRWSGVVCHNVTGNVLELHVTSNFSFDDYLQYGMKSAVFGGKISPSLLYLKHLKYLDLSNNNFGGIPIPKFLGSITTLRYLNLSGAGFGGMVPHQLGNLSNLQYLNLNGHDYFYHPKYVESLDWLSSLRSLEFIDLSYVNLSKAYDWLHVLNTLPSLAELHLSYCELYRIDYNLPRVNFSSLNILDLREAFQPQEVLVPHCIFGIKTLTVLDLGWNHFLGPIPFHIQNLTSLIQLDLSYNQFNSSIPDWLDGFSQLEFLYLQLNGLEGRIPSSIGNLTSLNTIDLSYNKGLEGGIPASFKNLCNLRSLHLSFLPMFQDFNEVLEILSAFFPKLESLVLNSCSLSGHLLTDHLVKLKNLVELGLNGNSIYGQVPESLGELKSLSQLYLGNNNLNGTLPYSFGMLENLQYIDLSQNALEGEVSETHFTKLKNLKSFQASGNGLVLRVNPEWVPPFQQIEELALGSWHVGPLFPAWLRPLKHLNSLDLSSSKISSTLPLWFLNMSLTTVDINLSHNQMHGNIPYINFEDSHFSYIDLSSNHFEDPLPQVSSSLRLLDLSNNSFSGSISNFLCGNMHKINDMFVLNLGKNRLSGELPNCWENWKNLIALTLSDNNFSGKFPPSIGSLSEIEFLDIHNNNMSGEIPLSLQNWKNLNALDLRDNELGGDISTWTTGEQLPQLVILNLRRNKFHGQISEKLCSMMFLQILDLADNNLSGTIPKCISNLTAMKTEWGSGQWTNKYGMGTVIFTESSAVMSKGRTMEYDTILPYVRSFDLSNNKLSGEIPEKVTSLIQLQSLNLSNNLLDGTIPEDIGAMQSLESLDFSQNQLIGEIPQSMANLSSLSYLNLSYNKLLGKIPVSTQLGSLEASSFIGNNLSGPPLTKDPRDAHTVQIEKESRTADEKDEVVDWFYVYVSIAPGFVVGFWVVVGPLAFNRRWRHLYFAYLNQLWNKICEYF is encoded by the exons ATGAGGATTAGTAGAATCTTTATCATTCTTTTCTTATGGTTTCAGTTCCAAGGAATCTTTATTCATTTAGTTTTCTGCTGCATCCCTCGTGAAAGAGAAGCTCTTTTGCAGTTCAAGAATGATCTTACCGGTCCTTTAAACCGGCTGGCATCTTGGATTGACGATAGCGATTGCTGTAGATGGAGCGGTGTTGTCTGCCATAACGTGACTGGCAATGTCCTTGAGCTTCACGTCACCAGTAATTTCTCATTTGATGATTACTTGCAGTATGGAATGAAATCAGCTGTGTTTGGAGGTAAGATCAGTCCATCTTTGCTTTACTTGAAGCACTTGAAATATTTAGATCTCAGCAACAATAATTTTGGAGGAATTCCAATTCCAAAATTTCTGGGCTCTATCACAACTCTAAGATACCTCAATCTTAGTGGAGCAGGATTTGGAGGAATGGTTCCTCATCAACTTGGAAATCTCTCAAATTTGCAGTACCTAAATCTCAATGGACATGATTACTTTTATCATCCCAAATATGTTGAAAGCTTAGATTGGCTTTCTAGTCTTAGATCACTGGAATTCATTGACCTGAGTTATGTGAACCTTAGTAAAGCTTATGATTGGCTACACGTGTTAAATACACTTCCTTCACTTGCGGAATTACACTTGTCATACTGTGAGCTTTATCGTATTGATTATAATCTTCCCCGGGTTAACTTTTCATCCCTTAATATACTTGATTTAAGAGAAGCTTTTCAACCTCAGGAGGTCTTAGTGCCCCATTGTATTTTTGGCATTAAAACTTTGACTGTTCTTGATCTTGGATGGAATCATTTCCTTGGACCTATACCTTTTCATATTCAAAACTTAACCTCGCTAATACAACTCGATTTATCATATAATCAGTTCAATTCTTCCATACCAGATTGGTTGGATGGTTTTTCCCAACTTGAGTTTCTTTACCTTCAATTGAATGGGTTAGAAGGTAGAATTCCAAGTAGCATTGGAAATTTGACTTCCCTCAATACCATTGACTTGTCCTATAACAAAGGACTTGAAGGAGGAATTCCAGCATCATTCAAAAATCTTTGCAATTTGAGGTCACTTCATCTATCTTTTTTGCCAATGTTCCAAGACTTCAATGAGGTATTAGAAATTCTGTCAGCGTTCTTCCCCAAGCTAGAGTCATTGGTTTTGAATTCATGTAGCTTATCAGGTCATCTTCTCACTGATCATCTtgtgaaattgaaaaatttagtcGAACTGGGTCTAAACGGTAATTCAATTTATGGTCAGGTTCCAGAGAGTTTAGGGGAGCTGAAATCTTTGAGTCAGCTCTACCTAGGGAACAACAACCTGAATGGAACACTCCCATACAGTTTTGGAATGCTTGAAAATTTACAATACATAGATTTATCACAAAATGCATTAGAGGGTGAAGTTTCTGAAACCCATTTCACAAAACTCAAAAATCTAAAGAGCTTCCAGGCATCTGGGAACGGTCTAGTTCTAAGAGTTAACCCTGAATGGGTTCCTCCTTTTCAACAGATAGAAGAATTAGCTTTAGGGTCGTGGCATGTCGGCCCTTTGTTTCCGGCATGGCTTCGTCCGCTTAAGCACTTAAACAGTCTCGACTTGTCCTCCTCAAAAATTTCAAGCACCCTTCCTCTTTGGTTCCTTAACATGTCTCTCACAACAGTTGATATCAATCTTTCTCATAATCAAATGCATGGAAATATTCCATACATCAACTTTG AAGATAGCCACT TTTCATACATTGACTTGAGCTCAAATCATTTCGAAGATCCACTGCCTCAAGTGTCTTCCAGTCTCAGACTTTTGGACCTTTCCAACAATTCATTTTCAGGGTCGATATCTAACTTCTTATGTGGTAACATGCATAAGATAAATGATATGTTTGTCCTTAACCTTGGGAAAAATCGTTTATCTGGTGAGTTACCCAATTGCTGGGAGAACTGGAAGAATTTAATAGCCCTCACACTAAGCGACAACAATTTCAGTGGAAAATTCCCTCCATCAATTGGATCACTAAGTGAAATCGAGTTTTTGGACATCCACAACAACAATATGTCAGGTGAAATACCATTGTCACTTCAAAATTGGAAAAACTTAAATGCACTTGACTTGCGCGACAATGAATTGGGAGGAGACATTTCAACATGGACGACAGGAGAACAACTTCCTCAGTTAGTAATTCTCAATCTTCGTCGAAATAAATTTCATGGCCAGATATCCGAGAAACTATGTAGCATGatgtttttacaaattttagatCTTGCCGATAACAATCTCAGTGGAACTATACCGAAATGTATCAGTAATTTGACTGCAATGAAAACAGAGTGGGGCAGTGGACAGTGGACCAATAAATATGGAATGGGTACAGTTATATTTACAGAGAGTTCTGCTGTTATGAGCAAGGGAAGAACGATGGAATATGACACTATTCTTCCCTACGTAAGGAGCTTTGACCTTTCAAATAATAAGCTATCTGGAGAGATTCCTGAAAAAGTAACAAGCCTAATACAGCTACAATCTTTGAACTTGTCAAATAATCTTTTAGATGGGACAATTCCAGAGGATATAGGTGCTATGCAATCACTGGAATCTCTTGATTTTTCTCAAAACCAGCTTATTGGTGAAATCCCACAAAGCATGGCAAACTTGTCAAGTTTGAGCTACTTAAACTTATCCTACAACAAATTGTTAGGAAAAATTCCTGTAAGCACCCAGTTAGGAAGTTTGGAGGCCTCAAGTTTCATCGGCAACAACCTTTCCGGACCTCCGCTTACTAAGGACCCGAGAGACGCTCATACAGTTCAGATCGAGAAAGAAAGCAGAACAGCAGACGAAAAAGACGAAGTGGTGGATTGGTTCTACGTGTATGTGAGCATTGCTCCTGGATTTGTGGTGGGGTTTTGGGTTGTAGTAGGTCCTCTAGCTTTCAACAGACGCTGGAG GCATTTATATTTTGCTTACTTAAATCAGCTGTGGAACAAAATTTGTGAATACTTTTAG
- the LOC126687342 gene encoding cytochrome P450 CYP749A22-like isoform X2, with the protein MGITLIDYLSSCIVYLLYFLCLLLILSFSKFIYKQWWTPNRIQSSMKSQGIKGPSYRLFHGNIKEIAYMRKEVTKNPMELSHHLLPTIQPYIYSWTKLYGMNFLLWYGQRPQLVVTEPELAKEILTSKEDTFHKVEFQEFIRKLLGDGLVLSKGEKWMKMRKLANHAFHSESLKSMVPAMIESTEIMLDGWRTRERKEIDAFQEFKVLTSDIISRTAFGNSYLEGEKVFQILQRMISIIAENHFKVRIPGITRFFKTSDEIKLHKLQQEIRNTIIEMVKKREEAARMSGLHSYGDDFLGLLIKAYRDYDKKKKITIDEMVDECKTFYVAGQETTASSLAWTTLLLATHTDWQDEARKEVVQHFGQQTPTADGIGRLKIMSMIINESLRLYPPVLQISRKVPRELKLGKLILPQEMETAIPTLALHTDCRVWGEDAYLFRPERFAEGVAKATNNNISSFIPFGIGPRNCVGFNFAITEKKIVLSMILQRYRFTLSPAYVHSPVQVLTMCPRYGVPVILEAL; encoded by the exons ATGGGAATTACGTTAATAGATTATCTTTCAAGCTGCATTGTTTACCTATTGTATTTTCTATGCTTATTATTGATTTTGAGTTTCAGCAAGTTTATTTACAAACAATGGTGGACTCCGAATCGGATTCAGTCGTCGATGAAATCGCAAGGAATAAAAGGACCTTCTTACAGATTATTCCATGGAAACATCAAAGAGATAGCTTATATGAGAAAGGAGGTCACCAAGAATCCTATGGAATTGTCACACCATTTACTCCCAACAATTCAGCCTTATATATACTCTTGGACCAAGCTCTATG GGATGAACTTTCTGCTGTGGTATGGCCAACGACCTCAGTTGGTAGTTACAGAACCTGAATTAGCCAAAGAAATACTAACCAGCAAAGAAGACACATTTCACAAAGTTGAATTCCAGGAGTTTATCAGGAAACTATTAGGTGATGGACTTGTATTATCCAAAGGAGAAAAGTGGATGAAGATGCGTAAACTCGCCAATCATGCTTTCCATTCAGAGAGCTTGAAG AGCATGGTTCCTGCAATGATAGAAAGTACCGAGATAatgctcgacggatggagaaccCGTGAAAGAAAAGAGATTGATGCGTTCCAAGAATTCAAAGTTTTAACATCAGATATCATTTCCAGAACTGCGTTTGGAAACAGCTATCTGGAAGGGGAAAAGGTTTTTCAAATCCTACAGAGGATGATCTCCATTATTGCAGAAAACCATTTTAAAGTGAGAATTCCTGGAATTAC AAGATTTTTCAAAACAAGTGACGAAATCAAATTGCACAAACTTCAGCAAGAGATAAGAAACACAATCATAGAAATGGTAAAGAAAAGAGAAGAGGCTGCAAGGATGAGTGGGCTACATAGCTACGGAGATGATTTTCTCGGATTGCTCATTAAAGCGTATAGGGATTatgataagaagaagaagataacaATAGATGAAATGGTTGATGAATGCAAGACCTTTTATGTTGCTGGACAAGAAACAACCGCAAGCTCACTCGCTTGGACCACTCTTCTTCTTGCAACCCACACGGACTGGCAAGACGAAGCAAGAAAAGAGGTTGTTCAACATTTTGGCCAGCAGACACCAACAGCGGATGGTATTGGAAGATTAAAGATA ATGAGCATGATCATCAATGAATCTTTGAGGTTATATCCTCCTGTTCTTCAAATATCAAGGAAGGTCCCAAGAGAACTCAAACTGGGGAAACTAATTCTTCCACAAGAGATGGAAACGGCAATTCCAACACTAGCACTTCACACGGACTGTCGAGTATGGGGAGAGGATGCTTACCTTTTCAGACCAGAGAGATTTGCAGAGGGGGTGGCTAAAGCAACAAACAATAACATCTCTTCATTTATTCCATTTGGTATTGGACCTCGAAATTGCGTTGGTTTTAACTTCGCGATCACAGAAAAGAAAATTGTTCTGTCGATGATTCTTCAGCGATACAGGTTCACTTTGTCACCTGCATATGTACATTCACCGGTTCAAGTTCTCACAATGTGTCCAAGATATGGAGTTCCAGTCATTCTCGAGGCATTATAA
- the LOC126654020 gene encoding uncharacterized protein LOC126654020 isoform X2 — MGDCSFPESELVLVQDSVQDEKAICSDGPCCQNAGLKMQNRLLAGSSCHAEVQKPVNTSASDISATSIVQRNLINEREKLKETDEFKQAVEEEWAARKLQIKVQAEEAQRLRQIKKAESFGVSDMLKPQRDIITERERLKETDEFKRAVKEEWAARQLQVKIQAEEAQKLRNRKKAETSRNLDMLKRLKQRLEEVRETQRKVQIKTDLGSDYERTNVQNEDASLGRRSNPVDKDEMLTAETFPSATLSDGPSCQNIGLKMKDTLFSGSSCHAEGQKPVNSSFSNVPTRDVGNPLYAINDREKLKETDEFKQAVEEEWKAKQAEEAWRLRQIKGEESSRVSDIITEREMLKETDEFKRAFEEEWAARQLQLKVQAEESQRLRKRRKAETSRNLDMQKRKKQRLEEVRETQRKDEENLNLKENFCVEVRKELYQLENTCIDMASLLNGLGIHVGSGYPPTPQEVNAAYKRALLKFHPDRASRTDIRQQVEAEEKFKLISRMKEKFFSAPCG, encoded by the exons ATGGGGGACTGTTCTTTTCCCGAGTCTGAACTGGTACTTGTCCAAGACTCTGTTCAAGATGAAAAGGCCATTTGTTCAGATGGACCATGTTGTCAAAATGCTGGTTTAAAGATGCAAAATAGACTACTTGCTGGGAGTTCGTGTCATGCAGAAGTACAGAAACCAGTTAATACTTCGGCTTCCGACATTTCAGCTACTTCTATTGTTCAAAGAAATCTAATCAATGAGCGAGAAAAGCTTAAGGAGACTGATGAATTCAAGCAAGCAGTGGAAGAAGAATGGGCGGCCAGGAAGCTACAGATAAAAGTTCAG GCAGAAGAGGCTCAGAGATTGCGGCAGATAAAAAAAGCAGAAAGTTTTGGTGTATCAGATATGCTGAAACCACAAAGAGATATTATCACTGAACGGGAGAGGCTTAAGGAGACTGATGAATTCAAGCGAGCAGTGAAGGAAGAATGGGCAGCTAGGCAGCTACAAGTGAAAATTCAG GCAGAAGAGGCCCAAAAATTGAGGAATAGAAAAAAAGCAGAAACTTCGCGTAATTTAGATATGCTGAAACGGCTAAAGCAGCGTCTAGAAGAAGTAAGAGAGACACAAAGAAAGGTGCAGATCAAAACTGATTTAGGGTCTGATTATGAGAGAACTAATGTTCAAAATGAAGATGCTTCTTTAGGCAGGCGTAGTAATCCCGTGGACAAAGATGAAATGCTCACTGCAGAAACATTTCCCTCTGCCACTTTGTCGGATGGGCCAAGTTGTCAAAATATTGGTTTAAAGATGAAAGATACACTGTTTTCTGGCAGTTCGTGTCACGCAGAAGGACAAAAACCAGTTAATAGTTCGTTTTCCAACGTCCCAACTAGAGATGTTGGGAATCCATTGTATGCAATCAATGATCGAGAAAAGCTTAAGGAGACTGATGAATTCAAGCAAGCAGTGGAAGAAGAATGGAAGGCCAAGCAG GCAGAAGAGGCTTGGAGATTACGGCAGATAAAAGGAGAAGAAAGTTCACGTGTTTCAGATATAATCACTGAGCGAGAGATGCTTAAGGAGACTGATGAATTTAAGCGAGCATTCGAAGAAGAATGGGCAGCTAGGCAGCTACAACTGAAAGTTCAG GCAGAAGAGTCCCAAAGGTTGCGAAAGAGAAGAAAAGCAGAAACTTCGCGTAATTTAGATATGCAGAAACGGAAAAAGCAGCGTTTAGAAGAAGTAAGAGAGACACAAAGGAAG GATGAAGAAAATTTGAACTTGAAAGAGAACTTTTGTGTTGAGGTAAGGAAGGAACTTTACCAACTGGAAAATACATGCATTGATATGGCTTCATTACTTAATGGCTTGGGTATCCATGTAGGAAGTGGATACCCTCCCACGCCGCAAGAG GTGAACGCTGCTTATAAACGAGCCTTGCTGAAATTTCATCCTGACCGAGCATCAAGAACTGACATTCGTCAACAGGTTGAAGCTGAGGAAAAATTTAAGCTTATTTCTCGTATGAAGGAGAAGTTCTTTTCTGCTCCATGTGGTTGA
- the LOC126654020 gene encoding uncharacterized protein LOC126654020 isoform X1: protein MGDCSFPESELVLVQDSVQDEKAICSDGPCCQNAGLKMQNRLLAGSSCHAEVQKPVNTSASDISATSIVQRNLINEREKLKETDEFKQAVEEEWAARKLQIKVQAEEAQRLRQIKKAESFGVSDMLKPQRDIITERERLKETDEFKRAVKEEWAARQLQVKIQAEEAQKLRNRKKAETSRNLDMLKRLKQRLEEVRETQRKVQIKTDLGSDYERTNVQNEDASLGRRSNPVDKDEMLTAETFPSATLSDGPSCQNIGLKMKDTLFSGSSCHAEGQKPVNSSFSNVPTRDVGNPLYAINDREKLKETDEFKQAVEEEWKAKQVQIKIQAEEAWRLRQIKGEESSRVSDIITEREMLKETDEFKRAFEEEWAARQLQLKVQAEESQRLRKRRKAETSRNLDMQKRKKQRLEEVRETQRKDEENLNLKENFCVEVRKELYQLENTCIDMASLLNGLGIHVGSGYPPTPQEVNAAYKRALLKFHPDRASRTDIRQQVEAEEKFKLISRMKEKFFSAPCG from the exons ATGGGGGACTGTTCTTTTCCCGAGTCTGAACTGGTACTTGTCCAAGACTCTGTTCAAGATGAAAAGGCCATTTGTTCAGATGGACCATGTTGTCAAAATGCTGGTTTAAAGATGCAAAATAGACTACTTGCTGGGAGTTCGTGTCATGCAGAAGTACAGAAACCAGTTAATACTTCGGCTTCCGACATTTCAGCTACTTCTATTGTTCAAAGAAATCTAATCAATGAGCGAGAAAAGCTTAAGGAGACTGATGAATTCAAGCAAGCAGTGGAAGAAGAATGGGCGGCCAGGAAGCTACAGATAAAAGTTCAG GCAGAAGAGGCTCAGAGATTGCGGCAGATAAAAAAAGCAGAAAGTTTTGGTGTATCAGATATGCTGAAACCACAAAGAGATATTATCACTGAACGGGAGAGGCTTAAGGAGACTGATGAATTCAAGCGAGCAGTGAAGGAAGAATGGGCAGCTAGGCAGCTACAAGTGAAAATTCAG GCAGAAGAGGCCCAAAAATTGAGGAATAGAAAAAAAGCAGAAACTTCGCGTAATTTAGATATGCTGAAACGGCTAAAGCAGCGTCTAGAAGAAGTAAGAGAGACACAAAGAAAGGTGCAGATCAAAACTGATTTAGGGTCTGATTATGAGAGAACTAATGTTCAAAATGAAGATGCTTCTTTAGGCAGGCGTAGTAATCCCGTGGACAAAGATGAAATGCTCACTGCAGAAACATTTCCCTCTGCCACTTTGTCGGATGGGCCAAGTTGTCAAAATATTGGTTTAAAGATGAAAGATACACTGTTTTCTGGCAGTTCGTGTCACGCAGAAGGACAAAAACCAGTTAATAGTTCGTTTTCCAACGTCCCAACTAGAGATGTTGGGAATCCATTGTATGCAATCAATGATCGAGAAAAGCTTAAGGAGACTGATGAATTCAAGCAAGCAGTGGAAGAAGAATGGAAGGCCAAGCAGGTACAGATAAAAATTCAG GCAGAAGAGGCTTGGAGATTACGGCAGATAAAAGGAGAAGAAAGTTCACGTGTTTCAGATATAATCACTGAGCGAGAGATGCTTAAGGAGACTGATGAATTTAAGCGAGCATTCGAAGAAGAATGGGCAGCTAGGCAGCTACAACTGAAAGTTCAG GCAGAAGAGTCCCAAAGGTTGCGAAAGAGAAGAAAAGCAGAAACTTCGCGTAATTTAGATATGCAGAAACGGAAAAAGCAGCGTTTAGAAGAAGTAAGAGAGACACAAAGGAAG GATGAAGAAAATTTGAACTTGAAAGAGAACTTTTGTGTTGAGGTAAGGAAGGAACTTTACCAACTGGAAAATACATGCATTGATATGGCTTCATTACTTAATGGCTTGGGTATCCATGTAGGAAGTGGATACCCTCCCACGCCGCAAGAG GTGAACGCTGCTTATAAACGAGCCTTGCTGAAATTTCATCCTGACCGAGCATCAAGAACTGACATTCGTCAACAGGTTGAAGCTGAGGAAAAATTTAAGCTTATTTCTCGTATGAAGGAGAAGTTCTTTTCTGCTCCATGTGGTTGA
- the LOC126654019 gene encoding cytochrome P450 CYP749A22-like, with translation MQAMMGYLLDYLSCCLCLYFLINLIKFLNKVLWTPIRIQSSMRAQGIRGPSYRFLHGNTREITDMRNRIMNGPMDLGHEMLSRIQPHIYSWIKLYGANFLNWYGPKAQLVITEPELVLEVLNNKEGAYEKKLMQSYTDKFLGNGLILSRGEKWLKMRKLANQAFHGESLKGMIPAMLASAETMLERWRRDEVKEIEMHQEFRVLTSEIISRTAFGSSYLEGKNIFDMLARMGSIVSRNNYKVGIPGIKKLLKTRDDSESEELEKGIRESILKMIRKREEELLTGNEDAYGFDFFGVLLKAYHDNDRTNKISVDDIIDECKSFYVAGKQTTSSSLTWTVLFLAIHPTWQERAREEVLQLFGRGNPSPDGIRRLKTMSMIINESLRLYPAGFNIVREVQKEVRLGKLIVPEKMYICLPILAIHNNPCLWGEDVHLFKPERFADGVAKATENSVGAFFPFGGGPRICVGSNFATIEMKIILSMILQHYRFTLSPKYVHSPVDALTICPQYGLQIMLQPL, from the exons ATGCAGGCGATGATGGGATATCTCTTAGATTACCTTTCTTGTTGTCTCTGCTTATATTTCCTCATAAATCTCATCAAATTTCTCAACAAAGTATTATGGACTCCGATTCGCATCCAATCTTCCATGAGAGCACAAGGGATAAGAGGGCCTTCTTACAGATTCCTGCATGGAAATACCAGAGAAATTACAGACATGAGAAACAGAATCATGAATGGTCCAATGGATTTAGGGCATGAAATGCTTTCAAGAATTCAGCCTCACATTTATTCTTGGATCAAGCTATATG GGGCCAATTTTCTAAACTGGTATGGTCCTAAAGCTCAACTTGTCATCACTGAGCCAGAGCTAGTTCTAGAAGTACTGAACAATAAAGAGGGAGCATATGAAAAGAAACTAATGCAGAGTTACACAGACAAGTTTTTAGGGAATGGACTTATATTATCTCGAGGTGAAAAATGGTTGAAGATGCGTAAACTGGCCAATCAGGCTTTTCATGGAGAGAGCTTGAAA gGTATGATACCGGCGATGCTTGCAAGTGCAGAGACTATGCTGGAGAGATGGAGAAGGGATGAAGTAAAGGAGATTGAGATGCACCAAGAATTCAGAGTTCTAACTTCGGAGATAATTTCCCGGACAGCTTTCGGAAGCAGTTACCTGGAGGGAAAGAACATATTTGATATGCTTGCAAGAATGGGTAGCATAGTCTCTAGAAACAATTATAAAGTTGGAATTCCTGGGATTAA GAAGTTGCTGAAAACTCGGGATGATTCTGAATCAGAGGAACTTGAGAAAGGCATACGGGAATCTATCTTAAAGATGATCAGGAAAAGAGAAGAGGAGCTGTTAACGGGTAACGAAGATGCTTATGGGTTTGATTTTTTCGGAGTACTTCTAAAGGCTTATCATGATAATGACAGAACAAACAAAATATCAGTAGATGACATTATTGACGAGTGTAAGAGCTTTTATGTTGCTGGAAAACAAACAACATCAAGCTCACTCACCTGGACTGTTCTCTTTCTAGCAATCCATCCGACCTGGCAGGAAAGAGCTAGAGAAGAGGTCCTTCAATTATTTGGTAGAGGGAATCCTAGTCCAGATGGTATCCGAAGATTGAAAACT ATGAGCATGATTATTAACGAATCCTTACGGCTATATCCTGCTGGTTTCAATATCGTAAGGGAAGTCCAAAAGGAAGTCAGACTGGGGAAGCTCATTGTGCCAGAAAAGATGTACATCTGTCTTCCCATTCTTGCAATTCACAACAACCCATGTCTATGGGGAGAAGATGTTCACTTATTTAAACCCGAAAGATTTGCAGATGGTGTTGCTAAAGCAACCGAAAATAGCGTTGGGGCATTTTTTCCATTTGGTGGAGGGCCTCGAATTTGTGTTGGCTCAAATTTTGCAACTATAGAAATGAAGATTATACTCTCCATGATTCTGCAGCACTACAGGTTTACTCTGTCACCTAAGTATGTTCATTCACCGGTGGACGCTCTCACCATATGCCCACAATATGGACTTCAAATCATGCTTCAACCATTGTAA
- the LOC126687342 gene encoding cytochrome P450 CYP749A22-like isoform X1 has protein sequence MGITLIDYLSSCIVYLLYFLCLLLILSFSKFIYKQWWTPNRIQSSMKSQGIKGPSYRLFHGNIKEIAYMRKEVTKNPMELSHHLLPTIQPYIYSWTKLYGMNFLLWYGQRPQLVVTEPELAKEILTSKEDTFHKVEFQEFIRKLLGDGLVLSKGEKWMKMRKLANHAFHSESLKSMVPAMIESTEIMLDGWRTRERKEIDAFQEFKVLTSDIISRTAFGNSYLEGEKVFQILQRMISIIAENHFKVRIPGITRRFFKTSDEIKLHKLQQEIRNTIIEMVKKREEAARMSGLHSYGDDFLGLLIKAYRDYDKKKKITIDEMVDECKTFYVAGQETTASSLAWTTLLLATHTDWQDEARKEVVQHFGQQTPTADGIGRLKIMSMIINESLRLYPPVLQISRKVPRELKLGKLILPQEMETAIPTLALHTDCRVWGEDAYLFRPERFAEGVAKATNNNISSFIPFGIGPRNCVGFNFAITEKKIVLSMILQRYRFTLSPAYVHSPVQVLTMCPRYGVPVILEAL, from the exons ATGGGAATTACGTTAATAGATTATCTTTCAAGCTGCATTGTTTACCTATTGTATTTTCTATGCTTATTATTGATTTTGAGTTTCAGCAAGTTTATTTACAAACAATGGTGGACTCCGAATCGGATTCAGTCGTCGATGAAATCGCAAGGAATAAAAGGACCTTCTTACAGATTATTCCATGGAAACATCAAAGAGATAGCTTATATGAGAAAGGAGGTCACCAAGAATCCTATGGAATTGTCACACCATTTACTCCCAACAATTCAGCCTTATATATACTCTTGGACCAAGCTCTATG GGATGAACTTTCTGCTGTGGTATGGCCAACGACCTCAGTTGGTAGTTACAGAACCTGAATTAGCCAAAGAAATACTAACCAGCAAAGAAGACACATTTCACAAAGTTGAATTCCAGGAGTTTATCAGGAAACTATTAGGTGATGGACTTGTATTATCCAAAGGAGAAAAGTGGATGAAGATGCGTAAACTCGCCAATCATGCTTTCCATTCAGAGAGCTTGAAG AGCATGGTTCCTGCAATGATAGAAAGTACCGAGATAatgctcgacggatggagaaccCGTGAAAGAAAAGAGATTGATGCGTTCCAAGAATTCAAAGTTTTAACATCAGATATCATTTCCAGAACTGCGTTTGGAAACAGCTATCTGGAAGGGGAAAAGGTTTTTCAAATCCTACAGAGGATGATCTCCATTATTGCAGAAAACCATTTTAAAGTGAGAATTCCTGGAATTAC CAGAAGATTTTTCAAAACAAGTGACGAAATCAAATTGCACAAACTTCAGCAAGAGATAAGAAACACAATCATAGAAATGGTAAAGAAAAGAGAAGAGGCTGCAAGGATGAGTGGGCTACATAGCTACGGAGATGATTTTCTCGGATTGCTCATTAAAGCGTATAGGGATTatgataagaagaagaagataacaATAGATGAAATGGTTGATGAATGCAAGACCTTTTATGTTGCTGGACAAGAAACAACCGCAAGCTCACTCGCTTGGACCACTCTTCTTCTTGCAACCCACACGGACTGGCAAGACGAAGCAAGAAAAGAGGTTGTTCAACATTTTGGCCAGCAGACACCAACAGCGGATGGTATTGGAAGATTAAAGATA ATGAGCATGATCATCAATGAATCTTTGAGGTTATATCCTCCTGTTCTTCAAATATCAAGGAAGGTCCCAAGAGAACTCAAACTGGGGAAACTAATTCTTCCACAAGAGATGGAAACGGCAATTCCAACACTAGCACTTCACACGGACTGTCGAGTATGGGGAGAGGATGCTTACCTTTTCAGACCAGAGAGATTTGCAGAGGGGGTGGCTAAAGCAACAAACAATAACATCTCTTCATTTATTCCATTTGGTATTGGACCTCGAAATTGCGTTGGTTTTAACTTCGCGATCACAGAAAAGAAAATTGTTCTGTCGATGATTCTTCAGCGATACAGGTTCACTTTGTCACCTGCATATGTACATTCACCGGTTCAAGTTCTCACAATGTGTCCAAGATATGGAGTTCCAGTCATTCTCGAGGCATTATAA